A window of the Glaciimonas sp. CA11.2 genome harbors these coding sequences:
- a CDS encoding phosphomannomutase/phosphoglucomutase (catalyzes the interconversion of alpha-D-mannose 1-phosphate to alpha-D-mannose 6-phosphate and alpha-D-glucose 1-phosphate to alpha-D-glucose 6-phosphate) yields the protein MLPLQNSIFKAYDIRGVIGKTLDAGIARHIGQAFGLAAIAKGQKTVVIGRDGRLSGAEMTAALASGLQDVGVDVIDLGVVVTPMVYFATHVLDTQSGVMVTGSHNPPDYNGFKMVLAGEAIYGETIQALYQSIATDAVSRTVEQTQNVGHYSTHDIKDTYLQRILSDVTLAKPMKIVVDCGNGVAGAFAGELYRALGCEVQELFCEVDGTFPNHHPDPAHPENLQDVIRALQTSDAEIGLAFDGDGDRLGVVTKDGQIIYPDRQLMLFAADVLTRHPGQEILYDVKCTRHLAPWITQHGGKPLMWKTGHSLVKAKMRETGAPLGGEMSGHVFFKDRWYGFDDGLYAGVRLLELLSRESDPSAVLNALPQSTSTPELQLTLAEGENFTLIAALQQQAEFPGADDIIKIDGLRVEYPDGFGLVRASNTTPVAVMRFEAESEDALARIQAEFKRVILVVKPDAILPF from the coding sequence ATGCTCCCACTCCAAAATTCGATATTCAAAGCCTACGACATCCGCGGTGTTATTGGCAAAACGCTTGACGCTGGCATCGCGCGTCATATCGGTCAGGCTTTTGGCCTAGCGGCCATCGCTAAGGGGCAAAAGACAGTTGTGATCGGTCGTGATGGCCGTTTATCTGGCGCCGAAATGACCGCGGCCCTGGCGTCAGGGTTACAGGATGTTGGCGTCGACGTGATTGATCTCGGTGTCGTCGTCACGCCCATGGTGTATTTTGCGACCCATGTGCTGGACACACAATCCGGCGTCATGGTGACTGGCAGCCACAATCCTCCCGATTACAACGGCTTCAAAATGGTTTTGGCGGGCGAGGCGATTTATGGCGAAACCATTCAGGCACTGTATCAGTCGATTGCGACGGATGCGGTTAGCCGCACGGTCGAGCAGACGCAGAATGTGGGGCATTACAGCACGCACGATATCAAGGACACCTATCTGCAACGCATCCTCAGCGACGTGACGTTGGCAAAGCCGATGAAGATCGTTGTCGATTGCGGCAATGGCGTGGCGGGTGCGTTTGCTGGTGAACTGTATCGCGCCCTCGGCTGCGAAGTACAAGAATTGTTTTGTGAGGTGGACGGAACATTTCCGAACCATCATCCCGATCCGGCGCATCCGGAGAATTTGCAGGATGTCATTCGGGCGCTGCAAACCTCTGACGCAGAAATTGGCCTGGCGTTCGACGGCGATGGCGATCGTCTGGGCGTTGTCACCAAAGATGGTCAGATCATTTATCCGGATCGCCAGTTGATGCTGTTTGCCGCTGATGTGCTGACCCGTCATCCGGGTCAGGAAATTTTGTACGACGTTAAATGTACGCGCCATCTGGCGCCATGGATTACGCAGCACGGTGGCAAGCCGCTGATGTGGAAAACCGGCCATTCACTGGTGAAAGCGAAGATGCGCGAGACCGGTGCGCCGTTGGGCGGTGAGATGAGTGGACATGTGTTCTTCAAAGACCGTTGGTATGGTTTTGACGACGGCTTGTATGCCGGTGTCCGCTTGCTGGAATTGTTGAGTCGGGAGAGTGATCCTTCAGCGGTGCTGAACGCACTACCGCAATCGACTAGCACGCCGGAATTACAATTGACCTTGGCCGAGGGCGAGAACTTTACGCTGATTGCCGCTTTACAGCAGCAAGCGGAGTTTCCCGGTGCGGATGACATTATCAAGATTGATGGCTTACGCGTGGAATATCCGGATGGCTTTGGATTGGTGCGGGCATCGAATACCACACCGGTGGCAGTCATGCGTTTTGAGGCCGAATCGGAAGATGCACTAGCGCGCATACAAGCAGAATTTAAGCGGGTGATTCTAGTAGTTAAACCCGATGCAATATTACCTTTTTAA
- the tnpA gene encoding IS66-like element accessory protein TnpA — protein sequence MDTNIGTVSRAKRGAYRQHSTEFKRRVAEESLVPGTSVSRVARAHDLNANQVFAWRKLFHVGAFETASGPQSTLLPVVLSDPLPVDTQPVFTSTAVSPGVIILEVGKARLRLEGVVDSAMLALVLERLLA from the coding sequence ATGGACACAAATATTGGGACGGTTTCGCGAGCAAAGCGCGGCGCTTATCGCCAGCATTCAACGGAATTTAAACGCAGGGTCGCCGAAGAATCTCTGGTGCCAGGAACTTCGGTATCGCGGGTGGCGCGTGCGCATGACCTCAATGCCAATCAGGTTTTTGCATGGCGCAAGCTATTTCATGTGGGAGCCTTTGAAACTGCCTCGGGCCCGCAGAGTACATTATTGCCGGTTGTGCTCAGCGATCCCCTGCCGGTAGATACACAACCGGTCTTTACCAGTACCGCTGTTTCCCCCGGGGTCATTATTCTGGAAGTAGGCAAAGCCCGGCTTCGACTCGAAGGCGTCGTCGACTCTGCCATGCTTGCCCTTGTTCTGGAACGGTTGCTCGCATGA
- a CDS encoding acyltransferase: protein MNFRISYLRALACILVVLLHVSGEEFGAFSDRWAAANIYAAISRVCVPIFFMIAGATLLGKVEPLGEFFSKRVIRIGPPILFWSAIYIAWSYYWMRSDDWPIKFINGQAAFHLWYLYSLIGIYAFIPLLRRLYQSGTNGEIALYLGGWAITSTYMTFKVALPASLQSLLEGWHLWQFYGNTGYLLLGACLYDDRLFSRLGRMSWGVVFIVAFAVTTLSTYYYSHLIGAPSQLFYSNLSPNIILLSAAVFSLVLRVKKLPQLLDIPIQSLSSCSLGIYGIHVLIVGQLTANWGVPPTIGSLGQDH, encoded by the coding sequence TTCGGGGCCTTTTCCGATCGGTGGGCTGCTGCGAATATATATGCAGCAATTTCACGCGTATGCGTCCCCATATTCTTTATGATTGCTGGGGCGACATTGCTTGGTAAAGTTGAGCCCTTAGGCGAATTTTTCTCTAAACGAGTGATAAGAATAGGACCACCAATCTTGTTTTGGTCTGCTATTTATATAGCCTGGTCTTATTACTGGATGCGTTCAGACGATTGGCCAATTAAATTTATTAATGGACAGGCTGCGTTCCATTTATGGTATCTATACTCACTAATTGGAATATATGCCTTCATTCCGCTGTTGCGTCGCTTATATCAGAGCGGAACAAATGGCGAAATTGCCCTCTATCTCGGCGGGTGGGCCATTACCTCTACTTACATGACTTTTAAGGTAGCGTTACCTGCCAGTTTACAGAGTTTATTAGAGGGTTGGCATCTTTGGCAATTCTACGGAAATACAGGATACCTACTTCTCGGTGCTTGTTTGTACGATGATCGCTTGTTTTCCCGATTAGGTCGGATGTCTTGGGGGGTGGTATTTATTGTAGCGTTCGCCGTGACTACCTTATCAACCTATTATTATTCGCATTTAATTGGTGCACCCTCACAACTGTTTTACTCGAATTTATCTCCAAACATTATATTGTTATCAGCGGCGGTATTCTCACTCGTTCTTCGAGTTAAGAAATTGCCTCAGTTACTTGACATACCAATACAGTCTCTCAGCAGCTGCTCACTCGGGATTTATGGAATTCATGTACTGATAGTTGGTCAACTAACAGCAAACTGGGGAGTGCCGCCCACTATAGGAAGCCTTGGACAGGACCACTAA
- a CDS encoding sugar transferase, with translation MKRLFDLFLAIVASILLCIPIVLIALWIFITSKGPIVYWSDRIGRNNKIFRMPKFRTMKINTPAVATHLLIDANKYLTPNGSFLRKSSLDELPQLWSIFLGDMSFVGPRPALFNQEDLITLRTEYDVDKMRPGLTGWAQVNGRDELPIPEKVKLDIEYMQNCSIFFDVRIIFLTLLKVVRRDNVTH, from the coding sequence ATGAAGCGTCTTTTTGATCTATTTCTGGCTATAGTGGCATCTATTCTTTTGTGCATTCCTATAGTTTTGATTGCTTTATGGATTTTTATCACGTCGAAAGGGCCGATTGTGTATTGGTCAGACCGTATTGGTCGTAATAATAAAATTTTTCGCATGCCTAAATTTCGTACCATGAAAATAAATACGCCAGCTGTAGCTACGCATTTACTGATTGATGCAAATAAATATTTAACACCGAACGGCTCTTTTCTAAGAAAGTCCAGTCTGGATGAATTGCCGCAATTGTGGAGTATTTTTCTTGGAGATATGAGTTTTGTCGGGCCTCGTCCAGCATTATTTAACCAAGAGGATCTGATTACATTGCGTACTGAGTATGATGTTGATAAGATGAGACCAGGTTTAACTGGTTGGGCTCAGGTTAATGGCCGTGATGAATTGCCGATTCCAGAAAAAGTGAAATTAGATATTGAATATATGCAAAATTGTTCAATATTTTTTGATGTTAGAATAATTTTTCTCACTTTATTAAAAGTTGTGCGTAGGGATAATGTTACACATTAA
- a CDS encoding H-NS histone family protein, whose amino-acid sequence MDLSGLTVAQLRVLQEQVKQSLKDREHEEMTKAREQILAIAQSAGISLKDLLSTPPRNKNTATKNKVAVRYRNPSDASLQWTGRGRQPKWIQEWVSSGKSLDALHV is encoded by the coding sequence ATGGATTTATCAGGCCTAACGGTTGCCCAGTTACGGGTATTGCAAGAGCAGGTTAAGCAGAGCTTGAAGGATCGTGAGCACGAAGAAATGACGAAAGCGCGTGAGCAAATTCTAGCAATCGCTCAAAGTGCGGGTATTTCCTTGAAGGATTTGCTAAGTACCCCGCCACGTAACAAAAATACGGCAACGAAAAATAAAGTCGCTGTGCGTTACCGCAATCCTTCTGATGCATCCCTGCAATGGACTGGTCGTGGTCGTCAACCGAAGTGGATACAAGAGTGGGTTTCATCGGGCAAATCGCTGGATGCGCTGCACGTATAG
- a CDS encoding nucleoside-diphosphate sugar epimerase/dehydratase gives MIWFLNLSRIYKQFIAVILDVIFLPLTFCLAIWLRYDYLNLPLLLQYKLLLVATPIISIPVFIRLGLYRAVIRFIDHKIVYVVVFGVSLSVITLAALATFTQTGGYSRAVFGTYWISTILYLAASRFIARAYLLQLSGFIRNSGAVRVAIYGAGQAGSQLAIALRTGNEYLPVAFVDDNKELHNATIAGIRVFSAGELRDLIVRYDIKEVLVAIPSQTKAQQKRILDHLEPLKVKIKVAPPIKSLINGELRVQDIREIEIEDLLGRDQVDPDPDLISACIVNKSVMVTGAGGSIGSELCRQIIRQRPSHLILLEMSEFGLYSIEQELVELKQNLGIELELLPFLGSVLDTQKCERIMRTFSVETVYHAAAYKHVPLVEHNPIEGIRNNVFGTLSLAKAAMAAGVKSFVLISTDKAVRPTNVMGSTKRFAELILQAFSRLQAKSPSRTRFCMVRFGNVLGSSGSVVPLFRKQIIAGGPITLTHPEIMRYFMTTPEAAQLVLQAGAMGEGGDVFVLDMGDPVKIVDLAKRMVHLSGLEVLSDSTPDGTIEINHVGLRPGEKLYEELLIGENVEGTEHPLIMRAQELEIPWVVLQELLAKLDIACDQFNFEEVRTILLRTVAEYTPQCDIADFIWRIHETNDRAA, from the coding sequence ATGATTTGGTTTCTAAATTTGTCACGAATTTACAAGCAATTTATAGCGGTAATATTAGATGTTATCTTTCTGCCATTGACATTCTGTCTGGCAATTTGGCTGCGTTATGATTATCTCAATCTTCCCTTGCTTCTTCAATATAAATTATTGCTCGTCGCAACGCCAATAATATCTATTCCTGTTTTTATCCGATTGGGTTTATATCGGGCGGTCATTCGGTTTATAGATCACAAGATTGTTTACGTTGTGGTGTTCGGAGTGTCTCTTTCCGTGATCACGCTGGCAGCATTGGCGACATTTACACAAACAGGCGGATATTCACGCGCGGTATTTGGCACCTACTGGATAAGTACGATTTTGTATCTGGCTGCGAGTCGATTTATTGCACGCGCTTATTTGTTACAACTGAGCGGTTTCATTAGAAATAGTGGAGCGGTGCGAGTGGCTATTTATGGCGCAGGGCAGGCTGGTTCGCAATTGGCGATCGCTTTGCGCACCGGTAATGAATATTTGCCAGTGGCATTTGTTGATGATAACAAAGAGCTGCATAACGCCACTATTGCGGGTATTAGGGTATTTTCGGCTGGTGAACTGCGTGACCTGATTGTGCGTTACGACATCAAGGAAGTATTAGTCGCTATTCCTTCACAGACCAAGGCGCAGCAAAAGCGTATCCTAGATCATCTGGAACCACTCAAAGTAAAAATTAAAGTAGCACCGCCGATTAAGAGTTTAATCAATGGCGAGTTACGCGTGCAGGATATTCGCGAAATTGAGATTGAGGATTTGCTTGGTCGCGACCAGGTTGATCCTGACCCTGATCTGATTTCCGCTTGTATAGTGAATAAATCGGTCATGGTGACCGGAGCGGGCGGATCAATTGGTTCTGAACTATGCCGCCAGATTATTCGCCAACGCCCATCGCATTTGATTTTGCTTGAAATGTCTGAGTTTGGATTATATTCAATTGAGCAGGAGTTGGTGGAGCTAAAGCAGAATCTTGGAATTGAGCTGGAGTTATTGCCTTTTCTTGGTTCGGTACTTGATACGCAAAAATGCGAGCGTATTATGCGTACATTCTCTGTTGAAACGGTTTATCATGCTGCCGCTTATAAGCACGTTCCGTTGGTCGAACATAACCCTATAGAGGGTATCCGGAACAATGTTTTTGGAACGTTAAGTTTGGCTAAGGCGGCGATGGCAGCGGGAGTCAAATCGTTTGTTTTGATTTCTACTGACAAGGCGGTGCGACCTACGAATGTTATGGGTTCTACCAAGCGCTTCGCCGAATTGATATTGCAGGCCTTTTCAAGGCTCCAGGCTAAATCACCGTCACGTACACGTTTTTGCATGGTGCGTTTTGGCAATGTCTTGGGCTCTTCCGGCTCGGTAGTGCCTCTGTTTCGCAAGCAAATTATTGCTGGTGGGCCTATTACATTAACGCATCCAGAGATTATGCGTTATTTCATGACAACGCCTGAAGCAGCACAATTGGTTTTACAAGCTGGCGCAATGGGTGAGGGGGGAGATGTATTTGTTTTGGATATGGGCGACCCCGTAAAGATTGTTGATTTGGCTAAACGCATGGTGCATTTGAGTGGGCTTGAGGTTTTATCTGACTCTACGCCGGACGGCACTATCGAAATTAATCATGTTGGCCTGCGTCCCGGTGAAAAGTTATATGAAGAATTGTTGATTGGGGAGAATGTCGAGGGAACCGAGCATCCACTTATAATGCGTGCTCAAGAACTAGAGATTCCTTGGGTCGTATTGCAGGAGTTATTAGCCAAGTTGGATATTGCATGCGATCAGTTTAATTTTGAAGAAGTTCGTACTATACTGTTGCGTACGGTAGCAGAATATACGCCGCAATGTGATATCGCAGATTTCATTTGGCGCATTCATGAAACTAATGATCGCGCTGCCTGA
- the tnpC gene encoding IS66 family transposase encodes MPTHTTLPDDIATLQAMILERDVALAAQSETLAQLREELSTRGIEIEHLKLLIAKLRRMQFGRKSEKLDHQIEQLELRLEDLQADESAVAMEEPPTRKPRQSAPRKPLPLHLPRDEKIYLPEQNACPDCGGGLRQLGEDVAEQLEFIPASFRVIRHIRPKLACKCCDTILQAAAPSRPITRGLAGPGLLAHVLVSKYADHLPLYRQSVMYAREGVELDRGLLADWVGAASSLLRPLVDAIRRHVLAATKLHADDTPIPVLAPGNGKTKTARLWTYVRDDRPSGSVEPAAVWFAYTPDRKGIHPQTHLASFSGVLQADAYAGFNAIYESGQVVEAACWAHARRKFYDLHVARPSAVTTEALRRIGELYVIEAEIRGQPPDQRRAARQAQSLALIDDFEFWLRATLLLLSRKSDTTAAIMYSLNLWPALKRYCDDGYIEIDNSAAERSLRGVAIGRHNYLFAGADSGGERAAAVYSLIGTAKLNGIDPEAWLRHVLTHIADHPVNQVHDFLPWNFTSTMAIAR; translated from the coding sequence ATGCCAACGCACACCACTCTTCCTGACGATATCGCGACCTTGCAGGCCATGATCCTGGAGCGTGACGTCGCCCTTGCCGCGCAAAGTGAAACGCTGGCGCAGTTGCGGGAAGAGCTTTCCACGCGCGGGATCGAAATCGAACACCTCAAGCTTCTTATCGCCAAGCTCAGACGCATGCAGTTCGGCCGCAAATCCGAGAAGCTCGATCACCAGATCGAACAACTTGAACTGCGACTGGAAGATTTGCAGGCCGATGAGAGTGCTGTTGCCATGGAAGAACCTCCGACCAGAAAGCCACGCCAGAGTGCACCGCGCAAACCGCTGCCCCTTCATTTACCCCGTGATGAGAAGATTTATTTGCCCGAACAAAATGCCTGTCCGGATTGCGGTGGTGGCCTGCGGCAACTGGGCGAAGACGTTGCTGAACAACTCGAATTCATTCCCGCCAGCTTCAGAGTCATCCGACACATTCGTCCGAAGCTGGCCTGCAAGTGCTGCGATACCATCCTGCAAGCTGCCGCGCCCAGTCGTCCGATTACACGCGGTCTGGCAGGTCCCGGATTACTGGCCCATGTACTGGTCAGTAAATATGCCGATCACCTGCCGCTCTATCGGCAATCTGTCATGTATGCCCGTGAAGGTGTCGAACTGGATCGGGGATTATTGGCTGACTGGGTCGGTGCTGCCAGCAGTTTGCTGCGACCACTGGTGGACGCGATTCGACGCCATGTGCTGGCTGCCACGAAACTGCATGCCGACGACACACCCATACCCGTTCTGGCACCGGGTAATGGCAAGACCAAGACAGCGCGACTATGGACCTATGTGCGGGATGACCGTCCTTCCGGATCTGTTGAACCAGCAGCAGTCTGGTTTGCCTATACTCCGGACCGTAAAGGCATCCATCCACAAACACATCTGGCCTCTTTTAGTGGCGTGTTGCAAGCGGATGCCTACGCTGGATTTAACGCCATTTATGAAAGCGGCCAGGTCGTGGAAGCCGCTTGCTGGGCGCATGCACGCCGTAAATTTTATGATTTGCATGTGGCCCGACCATCTGCGGTCACCACTGAAGCCTTGCGCCGGATCGGCGAACTGTATGTGATTGAAGCTGAGATTCGCGGCCAACCACCGGACCAACGTCGCGCAGCCCGACAAGCACAATCGCTCGCGCTTATCGATGACTTCGAATTCTGGTTACGGGCGACGCTTCTGCTGCTATCGCGCAAGTCAGACACGACCGCTGCCATCATGTATAGCCTCAATCTATGGCCTGCGCTAAAACGTTATTGTGACGATGGCTATATTGAAATCGATAATTCCGCAGCGGAGCGCTCCTTGCGTGGCGTCGCTATCGGACGTCATAATTATCTCTTCGCGGGTGCCGACAGCGGTGGAGAGCGGGCTGCCGCTGTTTATTCACTGATCGGCACAGCGAAATTAAACGGTATTGATCCTGAAGCCTGGCTACGCCACGTTCTCACCCATATCGCCGACCACCCGGTCAATCAGGTCCATGACTTCCTGCCGTGGAACTTCACATCTACGATGGCGATAGCCCGCTAA
- a CDS encoding SDR family oxidoreductase, which produces MQNKKIDHAILLTGASGFVGRALSLRLIELGVKLICAVREPFSLPDAQMEVILDINEKTDWSRCLAGIDTVIHVAARVHVMQEVSGDPLAEFRRVNGAGTLNLAKQAVESGVKRFIFLSSIKVNGEETINGVKLTEKDIPNPQDAYGVSKYEAELGLFQIAKDTGLEVIIIRPPLVYGPDVKANFASMLRWVYSWVPLPFGAVKNKRSFVYLGNLISLIICCIEHPDAANEIFFVSDGDDLSISELLNACAKALGKRSLLFSVPPVVLMLLASMFGKRATAQRLLGSLQVDISKSKERLGWIPPISVNDGLKETVRRIF; this is translated from the coding sequence TTGCAAAATAAAAAAATCGATCATGCGATTCTACTCACTGGCGCCAGTGGATTTGTTGGGCGCGCGTTATCTTTAAGATTGATTGAGCTTGGAGTAAAATTGATTTGTGCTGTCAGGGAGCCTTTTTCTTTGCCAGACGCTCAAATGGAAGTCATTCTAGACATTAACGAGAAAACCGATTGGTCGCGATGCCTGGCTGGAATTGATACGGTCATACATGTGGCAGCGCGCGTTCACGTGATGCAAGAAGTCTCCGGCGATCCTCTTGCTGAATTTAGACGAGTGAACGGTGCTGGCACATTAAATCTTGCTAAGCAGGCTGTGGAATCCGGCGTAAAGCGATTTATATTTCTCAGTTCGATCAAAGTTAATGGAGAGGAAACGATCAACGGCGTAAAACTCACAGAGAAAGATATTCCAAACCCCCAAGATGCTTATGGAGTCTCTAAATATGAGGCGGAATTAGGGCTATTTCAAATAGCCAAAGACACAGGATTAGAAGTTATTATTATTCGTCCGCCCTTAGTATATGGCCCAGATGTAAAGGCAAATTTCGCGAGTATGCTGCGTTGGGTTTACTCGTGGGTTCCTTTGCCATTTGGGGCAGTGAAAAATAAACGAAGTTTTGTCTACCTTGGAAACCTGATAAGTTTAATTATCTGCTGTATTGAACATCCAGATGCGGCCAACGAGATATTTTTTGTATCCGATGGAGATGATTTATCAATTTCCGAATTACTTAACGCCTGCGCAAAAGCGCTTGGTAAGCGCTCTCTTTTATTCTCTGTACCTCCTGTTGTATTAATGTTACTTGCTAGTATGTTTGGAAAGCGTGCAACGGCGCAACGTCTTTTAGGCTCCTTGCAGGTTGATATAAGCAAATCCAAAGAGCGGTTAGGATGGATACCACCGATATCTGTAAATGATGGCTTAAAGGAAACAGTAAGGCGTATATTTTAA